Sequence from the Streptomyces sp. NBC_00358 genome:
AGACGGCCGCCGGGGTGGCCGGAACCGTCAGGTTCCGGCCACCCCGGCGGCACGTTTCTGCAGAGCTGTCCTAAGGGATTCAGCCCTCGTCGTGGGCGACCGCGCGGCGCGCGTCCGCGTCCAGGACGCCCCAGCTGATCAGCTGCTCGGTCAGGACCGAGGGGGACTGGTCGTAGATCACGGCGAGGGTGCGCAGGTCGTCCTGGCGGATCGACAGCACCTTGCCGTTGTAGTCGCCGCGCTGGGACTGGATCGTCGCCGCGTAGCGCTGCAGCGGGCCCGCCTTCTCGGCCGGCACGTGCGCCAGCCGCTCAAGGTCGAGGACCAGCTTCGGCGGCGGCTCGGCGGCCCCGCCCGGAGTGGTGCCGGGCAGCAGCTCCTGGACCGGAACCCCGTAGAAGTCCGCCAGCTCGGCAAGGCGCTGCACGGTGACAGCGCGGTCGCCGCGCTCGTACGAACCGACCACGACCGCCTTCCAGCGTCCCTGGGACTTCTCCTCCACTCCGTGGAGGGAAAGGCCCTGCTGGGTGCGGATGGCGCGGAGCTTGGCCCCGAGCTGTTTGGCGTATTCGCTGGACATATAGCTCCCCGGACGCTGTATCAACGTGCGGCTCCGCCGCGCGGCTGGTGACTCACTGTGAGGTTACGCAGCGTTACTCTCCCCCGTCAAGCCGAAGGATTTTCGACCGGCCCCCGCACGGGTGTCGCCGGAGGTGGCTCAAAGGGATGTGATCAGGTGCGTTGCCGGGCTGGTAGCGTTGATGGCGCAATTCCGACGTCCTTTAATGATCCGTCCCGTGAGGCGGAGAAGGAGGTCCGTTTCCTATGGACACTCAGCACGACAGGCAGCAGTACGAAGCCGATGCGCGGCCCGTTCTGGAGGCTCCCGACATCGAACGGGTGCTGACGCGCATCGCCCACGAGATCGTCGAACGCGCCAAGGGCGCCGACGACGTGGTGCTCCTCGGCATTCCGACCCGGGGTGTCTTCCTGGCCCGCAGACTGGCCGAGAAGCTCCAGGAGATCACCGACCGCAAGATCCCGGTCGGCTCCCTCGACATCACCATGTACCGCGACGACCTGCGCATGCACCCGCCGCGTGCGCTGGCCCGCACCGAGATCCCCGGTGACGGCATCGACGGCCGCCTCGTCGTCCTCGTCGACGACGTGCTCTTCTCCGGCCGCACCATCCGCGCCGCGCTCGACGCGCTGAACGACATCGGCCGCCCGCGCGCCGTGCAGCTCGCCGTCCTGGTCGACCGGGGCCACCGCGAACTGCCCATCCGCGCCGACTACGTCGGCAAGAACCTCCCCACGTCGTTGCGGGAGACGGTCAAGGTCCAGCTCGCCGAGGAGGACGGTCGCGACACCGTGCTGCTCGGTGCCAAGCGGACCTCCCCGGGCGAGCCCCAGTAGCACTCCGGTCCCCGCCACCGAGTGCGCTCCCGCGCGCCCGCATGCCCGAATCCTCCCTGAACTTCCTTACGGAGCCTGACAGATGCAGCGTCATCTCATCTCGGCCGCCGACCTCACCCGCGACGACGCCGTCCTGATCCTCGACACCGCCGAGGAGATGGCCCGGGTCGCAGACCGGCCGATCAAGAAGCTGCCGACCCTGCGCGGCCGCACCGTGGTCAACCTCTTCTTCGAGGACTCGACCCGCACCCGGATCTCCTTCGAGGCCGCCGAGAAGCGCCTCTCCGCGGACGTCATCAACTTCACCGCCAAGGGGTCGAGCGTCTCCAAGGGCGAGTCACTCAAGGACACCGCCCAGACCCTGGAGGCCATGGGCGTCGACGCCGTCGTCATCCGGCACGGCGCCTCCGGAGCCCCCTACCGGCTCGCCACCTCCGACTGGATCGACGCCGCCGTCATCAACGCGGGCGACGGCACCCACCAGCACCCCACGCAGGCCCTGCTCGACGCCTTCACCATGCGCCGCCGCCTCGTCGGCCGGGACGCCGGGATCGGCCAGGACCTGGCCGGCAAGCGCATCACGATCGTCGGCGACGTCCTGCACAGCCGCGTCGCCCGCTCCAACGTCGACCTGCTGCACACCCTCGGCGCCGACGTCACCCTCGTCGCGCCGCCCACCCTGGTGCCGGTCGGCGTGGAGAGCTGGCCCTGCGAGATCTCGTACGACCTCGACAGCACCCTCTCCAAGTCCGACGCCGTGATGATGCTGCGCGTGCAGCGCGAGCGGATGAACGCGGCGTTCTTCCCGACCGAGCGCGAGTACTCGCGTCGCTACGGGCTCGACGGCGAGCGCATGGCGAAAATGCCGGAGCACGCCATCGTGATGCACCCCGGCCCGATGGTCCGCGGCATGGAGATCACCGCCGAGGTCGCCGACTCCGAGCGCTGCACCGTCGTCGAGCAGGTCGCCAACGGTGTCTCCATCCGCATGGCCGTCCTGTACCTGCTCCTGGGCGGCAACGAACCCGCCGTCACCCACACCCGTACCGAGGAGAAGTAAGCACATGAGCAAGATCCTGATCCGTGGTGCGAGGGTGCTCGGCGGCGAGCCGCAGGACGTCCTGATCGACGGCGACACGATCGCCTCCGTCGGCACCGGGCTGTCCGCCGAGGGCGCCGAGGTCGTCGAGGCCGACGGCAAGGTCCTACTGCCGGGCCTCGTCGACCTGCACACCCATCTGCGCGAGCCCGGCCGCGAGGACTCCGAGACCGTGCTGACCGGCACGCGCGCGGCGGCGAGCGGCGGCTTCACGGCCGTGTTCGCCATGGCCAACACCTTCCCCGTCGCCGACACCGCCGGCGTGGTCGAGCAGGTCTACCGGCTCGGCCGGGAGCACGGCTACTGCGACGTGCAGCCGATCGGCGCCGTCACCGTCGGCCTGGAGGGCAAGAAGCTCGCCGAGCTGGGCGCCATGCACGAGTCCGCGGCCGGAGTCACGGTCTTCTCCGACGACGGCAAGTGCGTCGACGACGCGGTGATGATGCGCCGCGCGCTGGAGTACGTGAAGGCCTTCGGCGGCGTCGTCGCCCAGCACGCGCAGGAGCCCCGCCTCACCGAGGGCGCCCAGATGAACGAGGGCGTCGTCTCCGCGGAGCTCGGACTCGGCGGCTGGCCCGCGGTGGCCGAGGAGTCGATCATCGCCCGCGACGTCCTGCTCGCCGAGCACGTCGGCTCCCGCGTCCACATCTGCCACCTGTCGACCGCGGGTTCCGTCGAGATCGTCCGCTGGGCCAAGTCCCGCGGCATCGATGTCACCGCCGAGGTCACCCCGC
This genomic interval carries:
- the bldD gene encoding transcriptional regulator BldD, which translates into the protein MSSEYAKQLGAKLRAIRTQQGLSLHGVEEKSQGRWKAVVVGSYERGDRAVTVQRLAELADFYGVPVQELLPGTTPGGAAEPPPKLVLDLERLAHVPAEKAGPLQRYAATIQSQRGDYNGKVLSIRQDDLRTLAVIYDQSPSVLTEQLISWGVLDADARRAVAHDEG
- the pyrR gene encoding bifunctional pyr operon transcriptional regulator/uracil phosphoribosyltransferase PyrR, producing the protein MDTQHDRQQYEADARPVLEAPDIERVLTRIAHEIVERAKGADDVVLLGIPTRGVFLARRLAEKLQEITDRKIPVGSLDITMYRDDLRMHPPRALARTEIPGDGIDGRLVVLVDDVLFSGRTIRAALDALNDIGRPRAVQLAVLVDRGHRELPIRADYVGKNLPTSLRETVKVQLAEEDGRDTVLLGAKRTSPGEPQ
- a CDS encoding aspartate carbamoyltransferase catalytic subunit, translated to MQRHLISAADLTRDDAVLILDTAEEMARVADRPIKKLPTLRGRTVVNLFFEDSTRTRISFEAAEKRLSADVINFTAKGSSVSKGESLKDTAQTLEAMGVDAVVIRHGASGAPYRLATSDWIDAAVINAGDGTHQHPTQALLDAFTMRRRLVGRDAGIGQDLAGKRITIVGDVLHSRVARSNVDLLHTLGADVTLVAPPTLVPVGVESWPCEISYDLDSTLSKSDAVMMLRVQRERMNAAFFPTEREYSRRYGLDGERMAKMPEHAIVMHPGPMVRGMEITAEVADSERCTVVEQVANGVSIRMAVLYLLLGGNEPAVTHTRTEEK
- a CDS encoding dihydroorotase, whose protein sequence is MSKILIRGARVLGGEPQDVLIDGDTIASVGTGLSAEGAEVVEADGKVLLPGLVDLHTHLREPGREDSETVLTGTRAAASGGFTAVFAMANTFPVADTAGVVEQVYRLGREHGYCDVQPIGAVTVGLEGKKLAELGAMHESAAGVTVFSDDGKCVDDAVMMRRALEYVKAFGGVVAQHAQEPRLTEGAQMNEGVVSAELGLGGWPAVAEESIIARDVLLAEHVGSRVHICHLSTAGSVEIVRWAKSRGIDVTAEVTPHHLLLTDELVRSYNPVYKVNPPLRTERDVLALREALADGTIDIVATDHAPHPHEDKDCEWAAAAMGMVGLETALSVVQQTMVETGLLDWAGVADRMSVKPALIGGATGHGRPVSEGEPANLTLVDTAYRGTVDPAGFASRSRNTPYEGRELPGRVTHTWLRGKATLVDGKLA